The following coding sequences are from one Eucalyptus grandis isolate ANBG69807.140 chromosome 11, ASM1654582v1, whole genome shotgun sequence window:
- the LOC120289591 gene encoding disease resistance protein At4g27190-like yields MSADPVVGIGWDVLKSYVVVPIERGFGHVICSKRFADRLRGEVQNLENEDQRVKILADEARRNVRKLLDVFTTWKASAEKALEEARELLDDFEKATNTCCYGTLPDPKSRYQFSRKAEGKIEAIKQLTQKCIRFNGLNDISFIDPAFTSSALTSMKLEDDGVFESRALMIRNIMGALADNTNSVVGVYGMGGIGKSTLLLDVERKVSEEKSFHWVAKADVSENPDIKTIQGEIADALGLNEIKNKETISGRAKLLHGRLKDEEREKKKVLIILDNLWEGLDLNKVGIPCGHDNKVTGCKLLLTSRDRDVLRRNMGCDKDFLLGGLKEEEAKRLFERIVGAKVRDDDFKPLVNVALNKCAGVPFLIVAMAKRFKDANLSEWKDTLKKVEKFKDKEINDSIHHMLQWSYEKLEEEVKSLLQLCVVYGISKPSLENLVRYSVGLGLFQEVSSMEEARNRLSSHIRTLQASSLLLDSEDAYGFKIHDLVREFVASVASRDHSFFVLKDKDKSIKELQKSKLESYRAICFPYVDMKELPKELDCPELQIFLLFTNNRSLNVLIHYFTL; encoded by the coding sequence atGTCGGCAGATCCTGTCGTTGGTATTGGATGGGATGTCTTGAAGAGCTATGTAGTTGTTCCCATCGAACGTGGATTCGGACACGTGATCTGCTCCAAGCGATTCGCCGACCGTCTTCGGGGGGAAGTCCAGAATCTGGAGAACGAGGATCAGAGGGTCAAAATTCTTGCGGACGAGGCTAGAAGGAATGTTCGGAAATTGCTCGATGTCTTCACAACGTGGAAGGCAAGTGCTGAGAAGGCCTTGGAAGAGGCGCGAGAGCTGTTGGATGACTTCGAAAAGGCGACCAATACTTGCTGCTACGGGACTCTTCCCGACCCCAAATCTCGCTACCAGTTTAGCAGGAAGGCCGAGGGCAAGATCGAGGCCATTAAGCAACTCACTCAAAAATGCATCAGATTCAACGGATTGAACGACATCTCCTTCATCGATCCTGCTTTCACTTCTTCTGCCTTGACGTCAATGAAGCTTGAGGATGATGGTGTCTTCGAATCCAGAGCTTTGATGATACGGAACATCATGGGCGCTCTTGCTGACAATACTAATAGTGTGGTCGGGGTTTATGGGATGGGCGGGATCGGCAAGTCCACCCTTTTACTGGATGTTGAAAGGAAAGTAAGCGAAGAGAAGTCGTTTCATTGGGTCGCGAAGGCcgacgtgtcggaaaatccagACATCAAGACGATTCAAGGAGAGATTGCGGATGCATTGGGCCTTAATGAGATAAAGAACAAAGAGACTATCAGCGGGCGAGCCAAACTTCTGCACGGGAGGTTGAAAGAcgaggagagggagaaaaagaaggtCCTCATAATACTGGACAACCTGTGGGAGGGGCTCGACTTAAACAAAGTCGGCATTCCTTGCGGACATGACAACAAAGTCACGGGATGCAAATTGTTGTTGACGTCAAGAGATCGTGATGTTTTGCGAAGGAATATGGGCTGCGACAAGGACTTCCTCCTCGGTGGGCTGAAGGAGGAAGAGGCAAAAAGATTGTTTGAGAGGATTGTGGGAGCCAAAGTTCGTGATGACGATTTCAAACCTTTGGTGAATGTAGCCCTCAACAAATGCGCAGGTGTGCCTTTCCTAATTGTTGCAATGGCGAAACGTTTTAAAGATGCTAATTTGTCTGAATGGAAAGATACTTTGAAAAAAGTCGAGAAGtttaaagataaagaaatcAATGACTCAATACACCATATGTTGCAATGGAGTTATGAAAAATTAGAAGAGGAGGTGAAGTCATTATTACAACTGTGTGTTGTTTATGGTATTTCCAAGCCTTCTCTTGAAAACTTGGTGAGGTACAGCGTCGGTTTGGGGTTATTTCAAGAAGTTAGCAGCATGGAAGAAGCTAGAAATAGATTGAGCTCACATATCCGCACTCTTCAAGCCTCCTCCCTTCTATTAGATAGTGAAGATGCTTATGGTTTCAAGATACATGACTTGGTTCGTGAGTTTGTTGCCTCCGTTGCTTCAAGAGATCACTCTTTTTTCgtattgaaagataaagataagtCGATAAAAGAGTTGCAGAAGAGCAAGCTCGAAAGTTATAGGGCAATATGCTTTCCATACGTTGACATGAAAGAGCTTCCCAAAGAATTAGATTGCCCTGAGTTGCAGATCTTTTTGTTGTTCACAAACAACAGATCTCTTAATGTCCTGATTCATTATTTCACTCTATGA